The following proteins are encoded in a genomic region of Terriglobales bacterium:
- a CDS encoding HD domain-containing protein, with protein MEAGKVKSESPAGVMLGERFDEAMQYASRLHQRQRRKGTAVPYLAHLMSVAALVLEHGGDEDMAVAALLHDAVEDQGGKPVLEEIRRRFGERVAGIVAGCTDADTLPKPPWRQRKEEYIAHVRHAPADVSLVSAADKLHNARTVLADYRRHGEALWGRFQGGREGTLWYYRALVETFRQAGNNPLVEELERVVSELESLAQKEGTAHGAHD; from the coding sequence ATGGAAGCCGGGAAGGTCAAGTCCGAGAGCCCCGCGGGGGTCATGCTGGGAGAGCGCTTCGACGAAGCGATGCAGTACGCCTCCCGCCTGCACCAGCGGCAGCGGCGCAAGGGCACCGCAGTCCCCTACCTCGCCCACCTGATGAGCGTGGCGGCGCTGGTGCTGGAGCACGGCGGCGACGAGGACATGGCGGTGGCGGCGCTGCTGCACGACGCGGTGGAGGACCAGGGCGGCAAGCCGGTGCTGGAGGAGATCCGGCGGCGCTTCGGCGAGCGCGTGGCGGGCATCGTGGCCGGCTGCACCGACGCCGACACCCTCCCCAAGCCTCCCTGGCGGCAGCGCAAGGAGGAGTACATCGCGCACGTGCGGCACGCGCCCGCGGACGTATCCCTGGTTTCGGCGGCCGACAAGCTGCACAACGCGCGCACCGTCCTGGCCGACTACCGCCGCCACGGCGAGGCGCTGTGGGGGCGCTTCCAGGGAGGCCGCGAGGGCACGCTCTGGTACTATCGCGCGCTGGTTGAAACTTTCCGGCAGGCGGGCAACAATCCTCTGGTAGAAGAACTGGAGCGGGTGGTGAGCGAGCTGGAAAGCCTGGCGCAGAAGGAGGGGACGGCGCATGGCGCGCATGATTGA
- a CDS encoding STAS domain-containing protein — protein MKLNLPDPAGPCLQLRTQQTPEAALVRCYGRLTRDVVESLIAEVKPLIPQRKKIVLDFTDLAYLDSSGIGTVVRLYVSAQKAGCELRLINFNQRVRELLGVTHVLSALEVCGQFMVKMP, from the coding sequence ATGAAGCTGAATCTGCCGGACCCGGCCGGGCCCTGCCTGCAACTGCGCACCCAGCAGACTCCCGAGGCGGCGCTGGTGCGCTGCTACGGCCGCCTCACTCGCGATGTGGTCGAATCGCTCATCGCCGAGGTCAAGCCCCTCATCCCCCAACGCAAGAAGATCGTCCTCGACTTCACCGACCTCGCCTACCTCGACAGCTCGGGCATCGGCACGGTGGTGCGCCTCTACGTCTCCGCCCAGAAGGCCGGCTGCGAGTTGCGCCTCATCAACTTCAACCAGCGGGTGCGCGAATTGCTGGGCGTCACCCACGTGCTCTCGGCGCTCGAGGTCTGCGGGCAGTTCATGGTCAAGATGCCGTGA
- the prfB gene encoding peptide chain release factor 2 (programmed frameshift), which produces MLEQVEELEREYAGVRDKARDLREYLDPPRLRQQLAEIEKKIADPGLWSNPAQSQQIMRERKRLDEALTTEKDLERRTSDIATLFELAREGEEVTAELRREIAELRERVEKLETQTLLCGENDARNAIVTIHPGAGGTESQDWAEMLLRMYLRWAERQGFPTVLNDYQAGEEAGLKSATFSVAGAYAYGLLTSEIGVHRLVRISPFDQAQRRHTSFASVFVSPEIDDDIKIEIKPEELRIDTYRSGGRGGQHVNTTDSAVRLTHLPTNIVVCCQNERSQHKNKERAMKILRSKLYEYELEKKMEATRKVEESKLDIDFGSQIRSYVLHPYRMVKDHRTKAETGDVDRVLDGDLDLFIRAYLLARRAEGK; this is translated from the exons ATGCTGGAGCAGGTCGAAGAACTCGAGCGCGAGTACGCGGGCGTGCGCGACAAGGCGCGCGACCTCCGGGAGTACCTT GACCCGCCCCGCCTTCGCCAGCAGCTAGCCGAGATCGAGAAGAAGATCGCCGACCCCGGGCTGTGGTCGAACCCCGCCCAGTCGCAGCAGATCATGCGCGAGCGCAAGCGGCTGGACGAGGCCCTGACAACGGAAAAGGACCTGGAGCGGCGCACCAGCGACATCGCCACGCTCTTCGAGCTGGCGCGCGAGGGCGAAGAGGTCACCGCCGAGCTGCGCCGCGAGATCGCGGAATTGCGCGAGCGCGTGGAGAAGCTCGAGACCCAGACCCTGCTCTGCGGCGAGAACGACGCCCGCAACGCCATCGTCACCATCCATCCCGGGGCGGGGGGCACCGAGTCGCAGGACTGGGCGGAGATGCTGCTGCGCATGTACCTGCGCTGGGCCGAGCGCCAGGGCTTTCCCACCGTGCTCAACGACTACCAGGCGGGGGAGGAGGCGGGACTGAAGTCCGCCACCTTCAGCGTGGCCGGGGCCTATGCCTACGGCCTGCTGACCAGCGAGATCGGAGTGCACCGGCTGGTGCGCATCTCGCCCTTCGACCAGGCACAGCGGCGGCATACGTCGTTCGCCAGCGTCTTCGTCTCGCCCGAGATCGACGACGACATCAAGATCGAGATCAAGCCGGAGGAACTGCGCATCGACACCTACCGCTCGGGCGGGCGCGGCGGCCAGCACGTGAACACCACCGACTCGGCGGTGCGGCTCACGCATTTGCCCACCAACATCGTGGTCTGCTGCCAGAACGAGCGCTCGCAGCACAAGAACAAGGAGCGCGCCATGAAGATCCTGCGCTCCAAGCTCTACGAGTACGAGCTGGAAAAGAAGATGGAGGCCACGCGCAAGGTGGAGGAGTCGAAGCTGGATATCGATTTCGGGTCGCAGATCCGCAGCTACGTGCTGCATCCCTACCGCATGGTCAAGGACCACCGCACCAAGGCCGAGACCGGAGACGTGGACCGGGTGCTGGACGGCGATCTGGACCTGTTCATCCGCGCGTACCTGCTGGCGAGGCGGGCGGAAGGGAAGTAA
- the lnt gene encoding apolipoprotein N-acyltransferase, with amino-acid sequence MATPAFPAAGVCYTLPVRRIPLGSWLLAAVSGVLQVLIFPTPSLYFLSWIAVAPLLVAILGPRPSAAPGENAAPSLLRGFLLGFVCGLIFCAGNCYWIYYSMTVYGRLSPAAGAGVLVLLCVASAATDRGVFGLCLAWVARRGGQRRALVLAPFLWVAVELGRERLVGFPWDLLGYSQVDNIPLARIASLTGVWGIAFELVLVNAAFAAAWYLPPPRRGRMVAASLLAALVLQAGVLVKAPALPATHTARLVQPDIPILDPVQWTEQRFGGTLTQMAALSLPAHGMAHPDLIVWPESPAPFWDNDGRFRGLTGQVAMQAQAWMVVGELGLGPDPAGGNLPLMFNSAALVAPRGEWAGRYDKIHLVPWGEYVPAKDLFSFASKLTKESGDFTPGRRRLLLEAGGQRLGTFICYESIFPDEVRQFAAQGAQVFVNISNDGWFGPGSAPGQHLNMARMRAIENGRWLLRDTNSGITASIDPLGRVVDRAPRGVAAWLDAPYALVPETTFYTRHGDWFPWLCAIISLGALLFSFPLPRRAPRN; translated from the coding sequence GTGGCCACGCCCGCTTTCCCGGCAGCCGGGGTTTGTTACACTCTGCCGGTGCGGCGCATCCCTCTCGGTAGCTGGCTGCTGGCGGCGGTGTCAGGCGTGCTCCAGGTCCTGATCTTCCCCACGCCCAGTCTCTACTTTCTTTCTTGGATCGCGGTGGCGCCGCTGCTGGTGGCCATCCTGGGACCGCGGCCGTCGGCCGCGCCGGGCGAAAACGCCGCTCCCTCGCTCCTGCGCGGCTTCCTGCTGGGCTTCGTGTGCGGACTGATCTTCTGCGCCGGCAATTGCTACTGGATCTACTACAGCATGACGGTGTACGGGCGGCTGTCGCCGGCCGCGGGGGCGGGGGTGCTGGTGCTGCTGTGCGTGGCCTCAGCGGCCACCGACCGCGGCGTCTTCGGTCTCTGCCTGGCGTGGGTGGCGCGGCGGGGCGGCCAGCGCCGCGCCCTGGTGCTGGCGCCCTTCCTGTGGGTGGCGGTGGAACTGGGCCGGGAGCGCCTGGTCGGCTTTCCCTGGGACCTGCTGGGCTACAGCCAGGTGGACAACATCCCGCTGGCGCGCATCGCCAGCCTGACCGGGGTGTGGGGGATCGCCTTCGAGCTGGTGCTGGTGAACGCCGCCTTCGCCGCCGCCTGGTACCTCCCGCCGCCGCGGCGGGGAAGGATGGTAGCGGCCTCGCTGCTGGCGGCGCTGGTGCTGCAGGCGGGGGTGCTGGTCAAGGCACCGGCGTTGCCCGCCACCCACACCGCGCGGCTGGTGCAGCCCGACATCCCCATCCTCGATCCCGTGCAGTGGACGGAGCAGCGCTTCGGGGGGACGCTGACGCAGATGGCGGCGCTCAGCCTGCCGGCGCACGGCATGGCCCATCCCGACCTGATCGTGTGGCCGGAGTCGCCCGCGCCCTTCTGGGACAACGATGGGCGCTTCCGCGGCCTGACCGGGCAGGTGGCGATGCAGGCGCAGGCGTGGATGGTGGTGGGAGAGCTGGGCCTGGGGCCGGATCCCGCCGGCGGCAACCTGCCGCTGATGTTCAACTCCGCTGCTCTGGTCGCGCCGCGAGGAGAGTGGGCGGGCCGCTACGACAAGATCCACCTGGTGCCCTGGGGCGAATACGTTCCGGCGAAGGACCTGTTCTCCTTCGCCAGCAAGCTGACCAAGGAGTCCGGCGATTTCACCCCCGGCCGCCGCCGCCTGCTGCTGGAGGCGGGCGGGCAGCGCCTGGGAACATTCATCTGCTACGAGTCCATCTTTCCCGACGAGGTGCGGCAGTTCGCGGCCCAGGGGGCGCAGGTCTTCGTCAACATCTCCAACGACGGCTGGTTCGGGCCCGGCAGCGCTCCCGGGCAGCATCTCAACATGGCGCGGATGCGCGCCATCGAGAACGGGCGCTGGCTGCTGCGCGACACCAACAGCGGCATCACCGCCTCCATCGATCCCCTGGGGCGAGTGGTGGACCGCGCCCCGCGCGGGGTGGCCGCCTGGCTCGATGCCCCCTACGCCCTGGTCCCGGAGACCACCTTCTACACCCGCCACGGCGACTGGTTCCCCTGGCTGTGTGCGATAATTTCCCTGGGCGCGCTGCTGTTCAGCTTTCCACTTCCCAGGCGCGCTCCCCGGAACTGA
- a CDS encoding APC family permease: protein MASSTNAPPPTSNRVRIVVASTVMLTFISFWRAAAIILNDLGSSAFYAGGIAEQAVGKAAPWFVLGVMMFAFGVRAVYVESCSMFVRGGVYRVVKEALGGTAAKISVSALMFDYILTGPISGVSAGQYIAGLINELFAAADAHGWLPRAVHALFHGVPQVNVNATAALFAVAVTLYYWWLNTKGIEESSEKAMWVMQITTVMVVLMLGWSALTLIVHRGAYHLPPWPVPANLHFSDEALGFLKSTTIPGRLAQMFGVFGIIMAFGHSVLAMSGEESLAQVYREIKHPKLDNLKRTAIVIGIYSFVFTGVVSLLAVMLIPDAVRVPVYKDNLIAGLAMYMAGPQLLRLIFRIFVVVVGFLILSGAVNTAIVGSNGVLNRVSEDGVLTDWFRHPHPRYGTSYRIINLIVGLQLFTILASRGDVYLLGEAYAFGVIWSFVFKSLSMLVLRFKYKGERGWKVPPNLRLGGHELPIGLVSVTLVLLSTAIVNLLTKSVATISGLIFSAVFFVVFTVSERINKHKLAHVEQQMQDQFHLMHQDRVDRESVGIRAGNVLVPIRDYNNLGHLRWALERVDTKEQDVVVLTARITRLGAGGYELAMEQIFSDYEQTLFTRAVAIAESVGRRISLLVVPAADIWSAIAQAANTLESSTVVAGLSAKMTAPEQSFLLGRAWEAAPEPKRQFLFQVVHPDGHVDTFTIGPHTPHLKPEDVHLVHRLWLDLTRFREFKNLHHSDILSIALTRFARDYAGRDRDEILKALRRGPTEQRFGPQPGAALPPPEAPPKETKEPPSTPPVTGP from the coding sequence ATGGCTTCCTCCACGAACGCCCCGCCGCCGACTTCGAACCGGGTCCGCATCGTGGTGGCCAGTACGGTGATGCTGACCTTCATCTCCTTCTGGCGGGCGGCGGCCATCATCCTCAACGACCTGGGCTCCTCCGCCTTCTACGCAGGCGGCATCGCCGAGCAGGCGGTGGGCAAGGCTGCTCCCTGGTTCGTGCTGGGAGTGATGATGTTCGCCTTCGGGGTGCGCGCCGTGTACGTGGAGAGCTGCTCCATGTTCGTGCGTGGCGGCGTCTACCGCGTGGTCAAGGAGGCCCTGGGCGGCACCGCCGCCAAGATCAGCGTCTCCGCCCTGATGTTCGACTACATCCTCACCGGGCCCATCTCCGGTGTCTCCGCCGGCCAGTACATCGCCGGGCTGATCAACGAATTGTTCGCGGCCGCCGATGCCCATGGCTGGCTTCCCCGCGCCGTGCACGCCCTCTTCCACGGCGTCCCCCAGGTCAACGTCAACGCCACTGCCGCGCTGTTCGCCGTGGCGGTCACCCTTTACTACTGGTGGCTGAACACCAAGGGCATCGAGGAATCCAGCGAGAAGGCCATGTGGGTGATGCAGATCACCACCGTGATGGTGGTGCTGATGCTGGGTTGGTCGGCGCTCACGCTGATCGTCCATCGCGGCGCCTACCACCTGCCGCCCTGGCCCGTGCCCGCCAACCTGCACTTCAGCGACGAGGCCCTGGGCTTCCTCAAGTCCACCACCATCCCCGGGCGGCTGGCGCAGATGTTCGGGGTCTTCGGCATCATCATGGCCTTCGGGCACTCGGTGCTGGCCATGAGCGGCGAGGAGTCGCTGGCCCAGGTCTACCGCGAGATCAAGCATCCCAAGCTCGACAACCTGAAGCGTACCGCCATCGTCATCGGGATCTACAGCTTCGTCTTCACCGGGGTGGTTTCCCTGCTGGCGGTGATGCTCATTCCCGACGCGGTGCGCGTCCCCGTCTACAAGGACAACCTCATCGCCGGCCTGGCCATGTACATGGCGGGCCCGCAACTGCTGCGGCTGATCTTCCGCATCTTCGTGGTGGTGGTGGGCTTCCTGATCCTTTCGGGCGCGGTCAACACCGCCATCGTGGGCTCCAACGGCGTGCTCAACCGGGTCTCGGAGGACGGGGTGCTGACCGACTGGTTCCGCCACCCTCATCCCCGCTATGGCACCAGCTACCGCATCATCAACCTGATCGTAGGGCTGCAGCTCTTCACCATCCTCGCCAGCCGCGGCGACGTCTACCTGCTGGGCGAGGCCTACGCCTTCGGCGTGATCTGGAGCTTCGTCTTCAAGAGCCTCTCCATGCTGGTGCTCCGCTTCAAGTACAAGGGCGAGCGCGGCTGGAAGGTGCCGCCCAACCTGCGACTGGGCGGGCACGAGCTTCCCATCGGCCTGGTCAGCGTGACCCTGGTGCTGCTCTCCACCGCCATCGTCAACCTGCTGACCAAGTCGGTGGCCACCATCAGCGGGCTCATCTTCTCGGCGGTGTTTTTCGTGGTCTTCACCGTCTCGGAGAGGATCAACAAGCACAAGCTCGCCCACGTGGAACAGCAGATGCAGGACCAGTTCCACCTCATGCACCAGGACCGGGTCGACCGCGAGAGCGTGGGCATCCGTGCCGGCAACGTGCTGGTGCCTATCCGCGATTACAACAACCTCGGCCACCTGCGCTGGGCGCTGGAGCGCGTGGACACCAAGGAGCAGGACGTGGTGGTGCTCACCGCGCGCATCACCCGCCTGGGCGCCGGCGGCTACGAATTGGCCATGGAGCAGATCTTCAGCGACTACGAGCAGACGCTGTTCACCCGCGCCGTGGCCATCGCCGAAAGCGTGGGCCGTCGCATCTCCCTGCTGGTCGTGCCGGCGGCCGACATCTGGTCGGCCATCGCCCAGGCCGCCAATACCCTGGAATCCTCCACCGTGGTGGCCGGCCTCTCCGCCAAGATGACGGCCCCGGAGCAATCCTTCCTGCTGGGGCGCGCCTGGGAGGCTGCCCCCGAGCCCAAGCGCCAGTTCCTCTTTCAGGTGGTGCATCCCGACGGCCACGTGGACACCTTCACCATCGGGCCCCACACTCCCCACCTCAAACCCGAAGACGTCCACCTGGTGCACCGGCTGTGGCTGGACTTGACGCGCTTCCGCGAGTTCAAGAACCTGCACCACTCCGACATCCTCTCCATCGCCCTCACCCGCTTCGCCCGCGACTACGCCGGGCGCGACCGCGACGAGATCCTCAAGGCCCTGCGCCGCGGTCCCACCGAGCAGCGCTTCGGACCGCAGCCCGGCGCCGCCCTGCCTCCGCCCGAAGCTCCGCCCAAGGAAACCAAGGAGCCCCCCTCCACTCCGCCGGTCACGGGACCGTAG